One genomic window of Haemophilus haemolyticus includes the following:
- the hflK gene encoding FtsH protease activity modulator HflK, whose protein sequence is MSQNGSDRDPWSKPGQSNDQQPGNSSNNNGWNNNQNRGNQEQSPPDIEEIFNNLLRKLGGGNKKSGQNNGSSQNSTPFNFGKVVPLVVAIGAIIWGVSGFYTIKEAERGVVLRFGELHSIVQPGLNWKPTFVDKVLPVNVEQVKELRTQGSMLTKDENMVRVEMTVQYRVQDPAKYRFSVTNADDSLGQATDSALRYVIGHMSMNDILTTGRAVVREDTWKALNDIIKSYDMGLEVIDVNFQSARPPEEVKDAFDDAIKAQEDEQRFIREAEAYAREKEPIARGDAQRIIEEATAYKDRIVLDARGEVERLQRLLPEFKAAPDLLRERLYIQTMEKVMANTPKVMLDGNNGNNLTVLPLEQIMGKKVSAKAPVVTERAVESAPVLSQPERINHSSSQLPSTVEPIRQGRFN, encoded by the coding sequence ATGTCACAGAACGGTTCAGATCGCGATCCTTGGAGCAAACCAGGGCAAAGCAACGACCAACAGCCGGGAAATTCATCCAATAATAATGGATGGAATAACAATCAAAATCGTGGGAATCAAGAACAATCTCCGCCAGATATTGAGGAGATTTTTAATAATCTTCTCAGAAAATTAGGTGGTGGAAATAAAAAGAGCGGTCAAAATAATGGTAGTTCTCAAAACAGTACGCCATTTAATTTTGGAAAGGTGGTTCCACTTGTCGTGGCGATTGGTGCGATTATTTGGGGCGTAAGTGGTTTCTACACTATTAAAGAGGCTGAGCGTGGTGTGGTGCTTCGTTTTGGTGAATTACATTCTATTGTTCAACCAGGTTTGAACTGGAAACCAACATTTGTAGATAAAGTATTGCCAGTGAATGTAGAGCAAGTTAAGGAACTTCGTACTCAAGGTTCAATGCTGACTAAAGATGAAAATATGGTTCGTGTGGAAATGACCGTGCAATATCGCGTGCAAGATCCTGCTAAATATCGTTTTAGCGTGACGAATGCGGATGACAGTTTAGGTCAAGCGACTGACAGTGCATTGCGTTATGTGATCGGCCATATGTCAATGAATGATATTTTAACAACAGGCCGTGCGGTTGTTCGTGAAGATACGTGGAAAGCATTAAATGACATTATCAAATCCTATGATATGGGACTTGAGGTGATTGATGTGAACTTCCAATCTGCGCGCCCACCTGAAGAAGTAAAAGATGCGTTTGATGATGCGATTAAAGCACAGGAAGATGAACAACGTTTCATTCGTGAAGCGGAAGCCTATGCCCGAGAGAAAGAGCCGATTGCGCGTGGTGATGCACAACGTATTATTGAAGAAGCGACAGCTTATAAAGATCGTATCGTGTTAGATGCACGAGGAGAAGTGGAACGTTTGCAGCGTTTGTTGCCTGAATTTAAAGCTGCGCCAGATTTACTGCGTGAGCGTTTATATATTCAAACCATGGAAAAAGTCATGGCAAATACCCCAAAAGTGATGCTTGATGGCAATAATGGTAACAATTTAACTGTGTTACCCTTAGAACAAATTATGGGTAAAAAAGTATCAGCTAAAGCGCCAGTCGTAACAGAAAGAGCGGTAGAATCTGCACCTGTTTTATCACAGCCAGAGCGTATTAATCATTCTTCAAGCCAACTACCAAGCACTGTTGAGCCGATTCGCCAAGGGAGATTTAACTAA
- a CDS encoding VENN motif pre-toxin domain-containing protein, translated as MAKVIGDITNNAISIATYNEREKINKLSLEKFKAEEKYGKASTQAQEIGKQITAIQNDIDGTYGIGSKTGMAIRVVTAALQAAAQNDTAGSLVALASPYLNKTIHEMTAGDTAKDKAANLMAHALLSAVEFQVTGKDPLTGAVAGVTGEVTAQILTQAIYNKTPNQLTANEKENISTLSQLAGGLAAALTAKANGATTEQGGNFLAATSGAGTAKRAVENNFLSDASRARLNALKTKYHRGEQLTNKEKLEFRDLIESDQRSDVLLDKFRKDPNSLNSKEREAFLSYVDRYYIETVTGNTASGYKLASPISPVNAKNRFESEYLINDPVPKRDYGHFPFAGTDAQRSQAVNTLPEESKNWLGWRSEKHSRDEEMYYTVKNELDAPENYKNSANGKIAYSVKDGLESASMIYGVGVLSNALSKVPATVNALNLPNKVVSATAKVGDFAKAHPILTEKLTNSGLSMTATHLGNSYQGKDTSASDLAWSGTTGFITGGTNFKTTLIVNTLSSGLQGYFESNEDSIKHAGYKAVSSGLATAAGSFAGKVAEKSIDSLVVRSISKYKNNYEPQYRNKNFYYTGYEDYKYLPVRFGAVVDSMASEATSKKLENNEKNMKSIILGGE; from the coding sequence ATGGCGAAGGTGATAGGCGACATCACGAACAACGCGATAAGCATTGCCACGTATAATGAGCGTGAGAAGATTAATAAACTGTCATTGGAAAAATTTAAAGCGGAAGAAAAATACGGCAAAGCGAGTACGCAAGCGCAAGAAATCGGTAAACAAATTACCGCTATTCAAAATGATATAGACGGCACTTACGGTATTGGAAGTAAGACAGGCATGGCGATTCGCGTCGTGACAGCGGCATTACAAGCAGCGGCACAAAATGATACCGCAGGCAGCCTTGTCGCACTGGCTTCACCTTATCTCAACAAAACCATCCACGAGATGACGGCAGGCGACACGGCAAAAGACAAAGCTGCGAATCTTATGGCGCATGCTCTGCTTTCTGCAGTAGAGTTTCAAGTGACAGGCAAAGACCCATTGACGGGTGCAGTGGCAGGGGTGACAGGAGAAGTGACTGCACAAATCCTTACGCAGGCAATCTATAATAAAACGCCAAATCAACTTACAGCAAATGAGAAGGAAAACATTAGCACGTTAAGTCAACTGGCGGGAGGATTAGCTGCGGCATTAACGGCGAAGGCAAATGGCGCCACTACAGAGCAAGGGGGGAATTTCCTTGCTGCAACCTCTGGAGCAGGGACGGCTAAAAGGGCGGTGGAGAATAATTTCTTGAGTGATGCATCAAGAGCGAGATTAAATGCGTTAAAAACAAAATATCATCGTGGAGAACAATTAACAAACAAAGAAAAATTGGAGTTTAGAGATTTAATTGAATCAGATCAGCGTAGTGATGTTCTCTTGGATAAATTTAGAAAAGATCCAAATTCCTTAAATAGCAAGGAAAGAGAGGCATTTTTAAGCTATGTAGATCGTTATTATATAGAAACTGTTACGGGAAATACCGCATCTGGTTATAAATTGGCATCGCCAATATCGCCAGTTAACGCTAAGAATCGTTTCGAATCAGAATATTTAATTAATGATCCTGTACCAAAACGAGATTATGGTCATTTCCCTTTTGCCGGTACGGATGCACAAAGATCGCAAGCAGTGAATACCTTGCCAGAAGAGAGCAAGAACTGGCTAGGTTGGCGTTCTGAAAAACATTCTCGTGATGAAGAGATGTATTATACTGTCAAGAACGAACTTGATGCTCCTGAGAATTATAAAAATTCAGCGAATGGGAAAATAGCTTATTCAGTTAAGGATGGGCTGGAGTCAGCCTCGATGATTTATGGCGTTGGTGTACTTTCAAATGCATTAAGTAAAGTGCCAGCAACTGTTAATGCATTGAACTTACCAAACAAAGTGGTTTCTGCAACAGCAAAAGTTGGGGATTTTGCTAAAGCACATCCTATTTTGACTGAAAAACTGACAAATTCAGGCTTAAGTATGACAGCCACTCATTTGGGTAACTCTTATCAAGGTAAAGATACATCAGCCAGTGATTTAGCTTGGAGCGGTACAACAGGATTTATTACTGGAGGAACAAATTTTAAAACTACATTGATAGTGAATACCCTAAGTTCAGGCTTGCAAGGATATTTTGAGTCTAATGAGGATTCAATTAAACATGCTGGTTATAAAGCAGTATCTTCTGGGTTAGCAACAGCAGCTGGCAGTTTTGCAGGTAAAGTAGCTGAGAAATCAATTGATTCCTTGGTTGTTAGAAGTATTAGTAAATATAAAAACAATTATGAGCCTCAATATAGAAATAAAAATTTTTATTATACAGGATACGAAGATTATAAATATTTACCAGTTAGATTTGGGGCAGTAGTCGATTCAATGGCGAGTGAAGCTACAAGTAAAAAATTGGAAAATAATGAGAAAAACATGAAATCTATAATTCTAGGAGGTGAATAA
- a CDS encoding hemagglutinin repeat-containing protein: MAPRVYAMAQKGDLNGEGTLISADVIDLRSNRLTNSGTIAGRKLTLLNTESLFNAGTITGDKVGINTTNNFDNIGGKVEAERALLVDVGGDLNHESTTMTTKVDLSHFQRSETTLARKALFHVKGEDGQLQLSSNNLNAKGADIINDGNGSTLVQSKNNVNLTALSVGFDEKMGAGNHYRHEKVEQAISSQIKGKGDVTLTAKNLRAEGAQLESEAKLMAIAENDLVLNGAKESRDFEEFHKTKSGSLAKTTKTSLDQQQSVTQVGTQVSGKDVVLSAGHDVKAKGMQAIADDNLHIQAGHDVDIAADTNHFKNKRVETKKTRGVFTDGGIGFTVGSKSEKHDYETEGWTQSDARSTLGSMNGNIRVSAGNHTNVLGTDMITPRTNRIDIEGASIKVEAGKDIIERKEGHEYKQSGVTIALSTPVTDMAQAAYNSVNRSQQVTNGKLKALYAVKAAEEVGMAAQNVGKVAETLDALRAGNMQNTGTTSSPSVKISLGYGSQKQTQSSESQSISHQKSTVSTGTFNVKARDEKLTFEGVDANAKLMALSGKKGIEIKGVKDEEHQRTENKSVGGSVGVFVGTNGNSYGIGIEGSVNVAKGKSNSDSERWQNSHLQADKLITNSEAGNLSLDAANLNAKRWEADIQNLTITSRQDTEKYESKQTSASASGSVAQGAGGGASVSTSYNKAKVDYAQVNEQAGIRVGEDGMDAHIHNHTQLNGAIIESDAEASKNRFKTKSLTHTDIENKSEIKTESASMGAGTGGINPMQAISSALSLLGNTNESARSTTQSAISDNIQIDTETPEKLTALSRDTQNANQRVEKQDLQKVQERQEMAKVIGDITNNAINIATYNEREKINKLSLEKFKAEEKYGKASTQAQEIGKQITAIQNDIDGTYGIGSKTGMAIRAVTAALQAAAQNDTAGSLVALASPYLNKTIHEMTAGDTAKDKATNLMAHALLSAVEFQVTGKDPLTGAIAGVTGEVTAEIIARAYGKPVSELTANEKENISTLSQLAGGLAAALTAKANGTTTEQGGSFLAATSGAETAKRAVENNFALETAVNNPQVDWTAEAKAQEKISEATRQAAEEFEKAHPELVKNLRTTGDIGAFLADFTPIIGDIKSFVEAENGIDYALATVGLIPGADVVTKPLKEAKNALNMAKAAEKAGNVAEAIKYQKETIKQFESVKALDVDSYKVLKARSVVGDNLDLDHIPSFAAQIKSLEKSLGR; encoded by the coding sequence ATGGCGCCTCGCGTCTATGCGATGGCTCAGAAAGGTGACTTAAATGGCGAAGGCACGTTGATTTCAGCGGATGTGATTGATTTGCGGAGTAACCGCTTAACCAATAGTGGCACCATTGCAGGCCGTAAGCTCACGTTATTAAATACCGAAAGCTTATTCAACGCAGGCACCATTACGGGTGATAAAGTAGGCATCAACACCACGAATAACTTCGATAATATTGGTGGTAAAGTAGAAGCCGAGCGCGCCCTCTTGGTGGATGTGGGCGGTGATTTAAATCACGAAAGTACCACGATGACAACAAAGGTGGACTTATCTCATTTCCAACGTAGTGAAACGACACTGGCTCGTAAAGCACTTTTCCATGTAAAAGGAGAAGATGGCCAATTACAACTCTCATCAAATAATCTGAACGCTAAAGGGGCAGATATTATTAACGATGGCAATGGCAGCACGCTTGTTCAAAGCAAAAATAACGTGAATCTCACCGCACTTTCAGTGGGCTTTGATGAAAAGATGGGCGCAGGCAATCATTACCGTCATGAGAAAGTTGAGCAAGCCATCAGCAGCCAAATTAAGGGCAAGGGTGATGTAACGCTTACGGCAAAAAATCTCCGAGCCGAAGGGGCACAGCTGGAGAGTGAAGCGAAGTTAATGGCTATTGCGGAAAATGACCTTGTGTTGAATGGTGCAAAAGAAAGCCGAGATTTTGAAGAGTTTCACAAAACGAAAAGCGGCAGCCTTGCTAAAACGACCAAAACTAGCCTAGACCAACAACAATCCGTTACTCAAGTCGGCACACAGGTGAGTGGTAAAGATGTGGTGCTTTCAGCAGGTCATGATGTGAAGGCGAAAGGCATGCAGGCTATTGCAGATGATAATCTGCATATTCAGGCTGGGCATGATGTCGATATTGCAGCGGATACCAATCATTTCAAAAATAAGCGCGTGGAAACCAAGAAAACCAGAGGTGTGTTCACAGACGGCGGTATTGGTTTTACCGTTGGTTCGAAATCAGAAAAACATGATTATGAAACGGAAGGTTGGACACAATCAGATGCACGTAGCACGCTGGGTTCAATGAATGGCAATATCAGGGTGAGTGCGGGTAATCATACAAATGTTCTTGGTACGGATATGATTACACCACGCACGAATCGAATTGATATTGAAGGCGCAAGTATTAAGGTCGAAGCCGGAAAAGATATTATTGAACGTAAAGAGGGGCATGAGTATAAACAATCTGGCGTGACAATTGCCTTGAGTACCCCAGTGACTGATATGGCACAGGCGGCTTATAACAGTGTGAATCGCAGCCAACAAGTCACCAATGGAAAACTCAAGGCACTTTATGCAGTGAAAGCCGCGGAAGAAGTGGGCATGGCGGCTCAAAATGTGGGTAAGGTAGCGGAAACCTTAGATGCCTTACGTGCTGGTAATATGCAGAATACCGGGACGACATCCAGCCCAAGTGTGAAGATTAGTCTTGGTTATGGCAGCCAAAAACAAACGCAAAGTAGCGAAAGCCAGAGTATTAGTCATCAAAAATCAACGGTGAGCACTGGTACGTTTAATGTAAAAGCCCGTGATGAAAAACTCACCTTTGAAGGCGTGGATGCGAATGCGAAATTAATGGCATTATCAGGCAAAAAAGGCATTGAGATAAAAGGTGTAAAAGACGAAGAGCACCAACGCACAGAAAATAAATCTGTAGGAGGAAGTGTAGGCGTTTTTGTTGGAACCAATGGTAATAGTTATGGAATTGGTATTGAGGGTTCGGTGAATGTAGCGAAGGGCAAGTCGAATTCGGATAGCGAACGTTGGCAAAACAGTCACTTGCAAGCGGATAAGCTCATTACCAATAGCGAAGCAGGAAACCTCAGCCTTGATGCAGCAAATCTCAACGCGAAACGTTGGGAAGCGGATATTCAAAACCTGACGATAACGAGCCGTCAAGATACAGAGAAATACGAATCCAAACAAACGAGTGCGAGTGCAAGTGGCTCGGTGGCACAGGGGGCAGGAGGTGGAGCCTCGGTGAGTACCTCCTATAACAAAGCGAAAGTAGATTATGCGCAAGTGAATGAACAAGCGGGTATTCGTGTGGGTGAAGATGGCATGGATGCCCATATCCATAACCATACCCAACTGAATGGTGCGATTATCGAAAGCGATGCTGAGGCAAGTAAAAACCGCTTCAAAACAAAATCACTCACGCATACCGATATTGAAAATAAAAGCGAGATTAAAACCGAAAGTGCGAGCATGGGGGCCGGTACGGGAGGCATTAACCCGATGCAAGCGATAAGCAGTGCCTTGAGCTTATTGGGCAACACCAATGAAAGCGCGCGCAGCACCACCCAATCAGCTATCAGCGACAACATTCAGATAGACACCGAAACACCGGAAAAACTGACCGCACTTTCACGAGATACCCAAAATGCGAATCAACGTGTTGAAAAGCAAGATTTACAAAAAGTGCAAGAGCGCCAAGAAATGGCGAAAGTGATAGGCGACATCACGAACAACGCGATTAATATCGCCACGTATAATGAGCGTGAGAAGATTAATAAACTGTCATTGGAAAAATTTAAAGCGGAAGAAAAATACGGCAAAGCGAGTACGCAAGCGCAAGAAATTGGTAAACAAATTACCGCTATTCAAAATGATATAGACGGCACTTACGGTATTGGAAGTAAGACCGGCATGGCGATTCGCGCGGTGACAGCGGCATTGCAAGCAGCAGCACAAAACGATACCGCAGGCAGTCTTGTTGCCCTAGCTTCACCTTATCTCAACAAAACCATCCACGAGATGACGGCAGGCGATACCGCAAAAGACAAAGCGACGAATCTGATGGCGCATGCCCTTCTTTCTGCAGTGGAGTTTCAAGTGACAGGCAAGGACCCATTAACGGGCGCAATTGCTGGGGTGACAGGTGAGGTAACGGCTGAAATCATCGCGAGAGCTTATGGCAAGCCAGTCAGTGAATTAACGGCTAATGAGAAGGAAAATATTAGTACGTTAAGTCAATTGGCGGGCGGATTGGCTGCGGCATTGACGGCGAAGGCGAATGGCACCACCACAGAGCAAGGTGGTAGTTTCCTTGCGGCAACTTCAGGAGCAGAGACGGCTAAAAGGGCAGTGGAGAATAATTTTGCTTTAGAAACTGCTGTTAATAATCCTCAAGTTGACTGGACTGCCGAAGCTAAGGCGCAAGAAAAAATTTCAGAAGCGACGCGTCAAGCTGCGGAAGAATTTGAAAAAGCGCATCCTGAATTGGTTAAAAACTTAAGAACCACGGGTGATATAGGTGCATTTTTAGCGGACTTTACGCCGATAATTGGAGATATAAAATCCTTTGTAGAAGCGGAAAATGGTATTGACTACGCGTTGGCAACAGTAGGGTTGATTCCAGGTGCGGATGTTGTGACGAAGCCGTTAAAAGAGGCGAAGAACGCACTTAACATGGCGAAAGCTGCTGAAAAAGCAGGGAATGTTGCCGAGGCGATTAAGTATCAAAAAGAAACGATTAAACAATTTGAGAGTGTTAAAGCGTTGGATGTAGATAGTTATAAAGTTTTAAAAGCACGTTCAGTCGTAGGAGATAATCTTGATTTAGATCATATTCCATCATTTGCTGCTCAGATTAAAAGCCTAGAAAAAAGCTTAGGACGATAA